In a genomic window of Urocitellus parryii isolate mUroPar1 chromosome 11, mUroPar1.hap1, whole genome shotgun sequence:
- the Taf12 gene encoding transcription initiation factor TFIID subunit 12 isoform X1: protein MAASHFTGLTAVADVIKDLDTQIALIGLGPHSSKKKQDLDKLYELKSKARQIMNQFGPSALINLSNFSSIKPEPASTPPQGSMANSTTVVKIPGTPGTGGRLSPENNQVLTKKKLQDLVREVDPNEQLDEDVEEMLLQIADDFIESVVTAACQLARHRKSSTLEVKDVQLHLERQWNMWIPGFGSEEIRPYKKACTTEAHKQRMALIRKTTKK from the exons ATGGCTGCCTCTCATTTCACCGGGCTCACAGCTGTTGCTGATGTAATTAAAGATCTAGACACTCAGATAGCT ttgATTGGCCTTGGTCCTCACAGCTCCAAAAAGAAACAGGATCTTGATAAGCTCTATGAGCTGAAGTCCAAAGCTCGGCAGATTATGAACCAGTTTGGCCCCTCAGCACTAATCAACCTCTCCAATTTCTCATCCATAAAACCGGAACCAGCCAGTACCCCTCCACAAGGCTCCATGGCTAATAGCACTACAGTGGTAAAAATTCCAGGCACTCCTGGGACAGGAGGTCGTCTTAGCCCTGAAAACAATCAG GTATTGACCAAGAAGAAATTACAGGACTTAGTAAGAGAAGTGGATCCAAATGAACAGTTGGATGAAGATGTGGAAGAG ATGCTGCTGCAGATTGCTGATGATTTTATTGAGAGTGTGGTGACAGCAGCCTGCCAGCTTGCCCGGCATCGCAAGTCCAGCACTCTGGAGGTGAAAGATGTCCAGTTGCATCTAG AACGCCAGTGGAACATGTGGATTCCAGGATTTGGTTCTGAAGAAATACGGCCCTACAAAAAAGCTTGCACCACAGAAGCTCATAAACAG aGAATGGCATTGATCCGGAAAACAACCAAGAAATAA
- the Taf12 gene encoding transcription initiation factor TFIID subunit 12 isoform X3, which yields MNQFGPSALINLSNFSSIKPEPASTPPQGSMANSTTVVKIPGTPGTGGRLSPENNQVLTKKKLQDLVREVDPNEQLDEDVEEMLLQIADDFIESVVTAACQLARHRKSSTLEVKDVQLHLERQWNMWIPGFGSEEIRPYKKACTTEAHKQRMALIRKTTKK from the exons ATGAACCAGTTTGGCCCCTCAGCACTAATCAACCTCTCCAATTTCTCATCCATAAAACCGGAACCAGCCAGTACCCCTCCACAAGGCTCCATGGCTAATAGCACTACAGTGGTAAAAATTCCAGGCACTCCTGGGACAGGAGGTCGTCTTAGCCCTGAAAACAATCAG GTATTGACCAAGAAGAAATTACAGGACTTAGTAAGAGAAGTGGATCCAAATGAACAGTTGGATGAAGATGTGGAAGAG ATGCTGCTGCAGATTGCTGATGATTTTATTGAGAGTGTGGTGACAGCAGCCTGCCAGCTTGCCCGGCATCGCAAGTCCAGCACTCTGGAGGTGAAAGATGTCCAGTTGCATCTAG AACGCCAGTGGAACATGTGGATTCCAGGATTTGGTTCTGAAGAAATACGGCCCTACAAAAAAGCTTGCACCACAGAAGCTCATAAACAG aGAATGGCATTGATCCGGAAAACAACCAAGAAATAA
- the Taf12 gene encoding transcription initiation factor TFIID subunit 12 isoform X2: MVSKYQLIGLGPHSSKKKQDLDKLYELKSKARQIMNQFGPSALINLSNFSSIKPEPASTPPQGSMANSTTVVKIPGTPGTGGRLSPENNQVLTKKKLQDLVREVDPNEQLDEDVEEMLLQIADDFIESVVTAACQLARHRKSSTLEVKDVQLHLERQWNMWIPGFGSEEIRPYKKACTTEAHKQRMALIRKTTKK; the protein is encoded by the exons ATGGTTTCTAAATATCAG ttgATTGGCCTTGGTCCTCACAGCTCCAAAAAGAAACAGGATCTTGATAAGCTCTATGAGCTGAAGTCCAAAGCTCGGCAGATTATGAACCAGTTTGGCCCCTCAGCACTAATCAACCTCTCCAATTTCTCATCCATAAAACCGGAACCAGCCAGTACCCCTCCACAAGGCTCCATGGCTAATAGCACTACAGTGGTAAAAATTCCAGGCACTCCTGGGACAGGAGGTCGTCTTAGCCCTGAAAACAATCAG GTATTGACCAAGAAGAAATTACAGGACTTAGTAAGAGAAGTGGATCCAAATGAACAGTTGGATGAAGATGTGGAAGAG ATGCTGCTGCAGATTGCTGATGATTTTATTGAGAGTGTGGTGACAGCAGCCTGCCAGCTTGCCCGGCATCGCAAGTCCAGCACTCTGGAGGTGAAAGATGTCCAGTTGCATCTAG AACGCCAGTGGAACATGTGGATTCCAGGATTTGGTTCTGAAGAAATACGGCCCTACAAAAAAGCTTGCACCACAGAAGCTCATAAACAG aGAATGGCATTGATCCGGAAAACAACCAAGAAATAA